The Streptomyces sp. NBC_00569 genomic sequence CGTCGCGGTTGATCGGCGTGCGGATGGCGCCGGGGGCGACCGCGTTGACCCTGATCCGCTTGGGTGCGAGTTCCTGGGCGAGGGTCTGCATCAGCATGCCCACGCCGCCCTTGGACGAGGCGTAGTTCACGTGCCCCGCCCACGGGATGATCTGGTGGACCGAACTCATGCAGATGATCTTTCCCGCGGAACGGGAGACCTCCTCCACGACGCCGCGCCGCACGAACTCCTTGGCGGCCTCCCGCGCGCACAGGAACTGGCCGGTCAGGTTGACGGAGATGACCTTCTCCCACTGGGCGAGTGTCATCTCCGTGACGGCTGCGTCCCGCTGGAGGCCCGCGTTGGCGACCATGATGTCGATGGTGCCGAACTCCTCGACCATCCGCGCGACCATGGCGGTCACCTGGTCCTCGTCGGACACGTCGGCCTCGTGGGCGTAGGCGCGGACACCGAAGCCCTCGATCTTCTTCACGACCTCGTCCGCCTCGTCCGCGCCGACGACGTAGTTCACCACGACGTCCGCTCCGGCCCGGCCAAGGGCGATGGCGGTCGCCAGACCGATGCCCGAGTTGGCACCGGTCACGAGCGCCTTCTGGCCCTTGAGGAGCTGCGCGGACACCGCCCCGCGGCTCTCGTCGGAGTTGCCTGCCACCACGTTCTCTCCTTGTGCCTTCTCGACGGACGCCCTCGAT encodes the following:
- a CDS encoding SDR family oxidoreductase — encoded protein: MAGNSDESRGAVSAQLLKGQKALVTGANSGIGLATAIALGRAGADVVVNYVVGADEADEVVKKIEGFGVRAYAHEADVSDEDQVTAMVARMVEEFGTIDIMVANAGLQRDAAVTEMTLAQWEKVISVNLTGQFLCAREAAKEFVRRGVVEEVSRSAGKIICMSSVHQIIPWAGHVNYASSKGGVGMLMQTLAQELAPKRIRVNAVAPGAIRTPINRDAWSTPEAEADLLRLIPYRRVGDPDDIANAVVAVASDLLDYVVGTTLYVDGGMTLFPGFATGG